The Triticum aestivum cultivar Chinese Spring chromosome 3A, IWGSC CS RefSeq v2.1, whole genome shotgun sequence genome includes a region encoding these proteins:
- the LOC123057126 gene encoding uncharacterized protein At4g15970-like has product MAMDMTSRLGKQRNGAGVSHAVSFLLGALLPTVLIFFLAADRVGVQLATISSFQFGNGSTHQLATSNATNLPGDGSGGEKEAFPGLAELLPKVAMDDGTVIITAVNEAWARPGSLLDLFLGSFRDGDGIAHLLNHTLIVAADPGALALCQAVHPHCYLHEVTSANVSSANSFMTKSYLELIWARLEVPQRILQLGYNYLSTDVDVMWLRNPFRHISLYADVAMSTDRFYGNAEDLQNVGNGGFYYIRSTNRTVEMLSRWLAARSRFPSAHDQGVLNEIKAELAAGDLQIKFVFLDTVIFGGFCQFHEEMDKVCTMHANCCIGLKNKVDDLTNMIAGWKNYTSKTPSDKFKWTFPTKCKASMGKR; this is encoded by the exons ATGGCAATGGACATGACGAGCCGTCTGGGAAAGCAGCGCAACGGGGCCGGCGTCAGCCACGCGGTCTCGTTCCTCCTCGGGGCCCTTCTCCCCACGGTGCtgatcttcttcctcgccgccgatCGGGTCGGCGTGCAGCTGGCCACCATATCGAGCTTCCAGTTCGGGAATGGATCGACTCACCAGCTGGCTACTAGCAATGCTACTAACCTCCCAGGTGACGGCTCGGGCGGCGAAAAG GAAGCATTCCCGGGGCTCGCGGAGCTGCTGCCAAAGGTTGCCATGGACGACGGGACGGTGATCATCACGGCGGTGAACGAGGCGTGGGCGCGCCCAGGCTCCCTCCTCGACCTCTTCCTCGGCAGCTTCCGCGACGGCGACGGGATCGCGCACCTCCTCAACCACACCCTCATCGTCGCCGCCGACCCCGGCGCCTTGGCACTTTGCCAGGCCGTGCACCCGCACTGCTACCTCCATGAGGTCACCTCCGCCAACGTTAGCTCCGCTAACAGCTTCATGACCAAGAGCTATCTCGAGCTCATCTGGGCCAGGCTCGAGGTCCCACAACGTATCCTCCAACTTGGCTACAACTATCTCTCCACC GATGTGGATGTCATGTGGTTGCGCAACCCGTTCCGGCACATCAGCCTTTACGCCGACGTGGCCATGTCGACCGACCGCTTCTATGGCAATGCTGAGGACCTACAAAATGTGGGAAACGGCGGCTTCTACTACATTAGGTCGACAAACCGGACGGTGGAGATGCTAAGTCGTTGGCTGGCAGCGAGGTCGCGGTTCCCCTCCGCCCATGACCAAGGAGTGCTGAACGAGATCAAGGCCGAGCTCGCAGCCGGTGACCTACAGATCAAGTTCGTGTTCCTTGATACGGTGATCTTTGGCGGTTTCTGCCAGTTCCACGAAGAGATGGACAAGGTATGTACGATGCACGCCAATTGCTGCATCGGGCTCAAGAACAAGGTGGACGACCTCACCAACATGATTGCCGGTTGGAAGAACTACACGAGTAAGACGCCATCGGACAAGTTCAAGTGGACGTTCCCCACCAAGTGCAAGGCGTCGATGGGAAAACGCTAA
- the LOC123059030 gene encoding uncharacterized protein At4g15970, producing the protein MGSLRSTQHDCGGGVSHSLSFLLGALLPTVLLLFLASDRVDEQLSSISTFRFRNGSSAHQLTSHAADLPTNGSDGGDKKEESFPGLAELLPRVAMDDGTVIITSVNEAFARPGSLLDLFRGSFHDGEGIGHLLNHTLIVAVDPGALALCKAVHPHCYLLEVMAAGVSSANGFMTRSYLELVWSKLTLQHRVLQLGYNYLYTDLDVLWLRNPFRHISLYADMAVSTDRFNGDAEDLTNAPNTGFYYVRSTNRTVEMVRRWRAARSRFRPLAHDQEVFEAIKGEFVAGELRIKLVFLDTALFDGFCEYHGEMDRVCTMHANCCLRLATKMHDLRNVVADWKRYSSLPPPEKMSSKLRWTYPAKCAATMKIPA; encoded by the exons ATGGGCAGCCTGAGGAGCACGCAGCACGACTGCGGCGGCGGCGTCAGCCACTCGCTCTCGTTCCTCCTTGGGGCTCTCCTCCCCACCGTGCTGCTCCTCTTCCTCGCCTCCGACCGGGTCGACGAGCAGCTGTCCAGCATATCGACCTTCCGGTTCCGGAACGGATCGTCAGCTCATCAGCTGACTAGCCATGCTGCCGACCTCCCGACCAATGGCTCGGATGGTGGCGACAAAAAG GAGGAGTCATTCCCGGGGCTGGCGGAGCTGCTGCCGAGGGTCGCCATGGACGACGGGACGGTGATCATCACGTCGGTGAACGAGGCGTTCGCGCGGCCCGGCTCCCTGCTCGACCTCTTCCGCGGGAGCTTCCACGACGGCGAGGGGATCGGGCACCTCCTCAACCACACCCTCATCGTCGCCGTTGACCCCGGCGCCTTGGCCCTCTGCAAGGCCGTGCACCCCCACTGCTACCTCCTGGAGGTCATGGCCGCCGGCGTCAGCTCCGCCAACGGCTTCATGACCAGAAGCTACCTCGAGCTCGTCTGGTCCAAGCTCACCTTGCAGCACCGCGTCCTGCAGCTCGGCTACAACTATCTCTACACC GACCTGGATGTGCTGTGGCTGCGCAACCCGTTCCGGCACATCAGCCTCTACGCCGACATGGCCGTCTCGACGGACCGGTTCAACGGCGACGCCGAGGACCTGACGAACGCGCCCAACACCGGCTTCTACTACGTCAGGTCGACCAACCGCACGGTGGAGATGGTgaggcggtggcgggcggcgaGGTCGCGGTTCCGGCCGCTGGCCCACGACCAGGAGGTCTTCGAGGCGATCAAGGGCGAGTTCGTCGCCGGCGAGCTGCGGATAAAGCTGGTGTTCCTCGACACGGCGCTCTTCGACGGCTTCTGCGAGTACCACGGCGAGATGGACCGGGTGTGCACGATGCACGCCAACTGCTGCCTCCGGCTCGCGACCAAGATGCACGACCTCCGGAACGTGGTCGCCGACTGGAAGAGGTACTCGAGCCTGCCGCCGCCGGAGAAGATGAGCAGCAAGCTCAGGTGGACGTACCCCGCCAAGTGTGCGGCGACGATGAAAATACCGGCATAA